The following are encoded in a window of Narcine bancroftii isolate sNarBan1 chromosome 2, sNarBan1.hap1, whole genome shotgun sequence genomic DNA:
- the lsm5 gene encoding U6 snRNA-associated Sm-like protein LSm5 isoform X2 translates to MKNDKEIVGTLLGFDDFVNMVLEDVTEFEITPEGRRITKLDQILLNGNNITMLIPGGEGPEV, encoded by the exons ATGAAAAATGACAAAGAAATTGTAGGAACATTACTAGGTTTTGATGATTTTGTCA ACATGGTACTCGAAGATGTCACAGAATT TGAGATCACGCCAGAAGGAAGAAGAATCACAAAACTGGACCAAATATTATTGAATGGAAACAACATAACTATG CTTATACCTGGTGGTGAAGGCCCGGAAGTATGA
- the lsm5 gene encoding U6 snRNA-associated Sm-like protein LSm5 isoform X1, which yields MALNSTNPSQLLPLELVDKCIGSRIHIVMKNDKEIVGTLLGFDDFVNMVLEDVTEFEITPEGRRITKLDQILLNGNNITMLIPGGEGPEV from the exons ATGGCGCTGAACTCCACCAATCCTTCGCAGCTGCTGCCGCTGG AACTGGTGGACAAGTGCATTGGCTCACGCATCCATATTGTTATGAAAAATGACAAAGAAATTGTAGGAACATTACTAGGTTTTGATGATTTTGTCA ACATGGTACTCGAAGATGTCACAGAATT TGAGATCACGCCAGAAGGAAGAAGAATCACAAAACTGGACCAAATATTATTGAATGGAAACAACATAACTATG CTTATACCTGGTGGTGAAGGCCCGGAAGTATGA